In one window of Campylobacter coli DNA:
- the ribD gene encoding bifunctional diaminohydroxyphosphoribosylaminopyrimidine deaminase/5-amino-6-(5-phosphoribosylamino)uracil reductase RibD, with translation MKNFYMNLALNEAWKYQFLTYPNPAVGCVILDKNEKILAIKAHEKAGCAHAELNAIAHAFTSLNPEISLPQEANAMHEFICKNHRGIFKDSIAFVTLEPCSHQGKTPPCAKLFSELGFKKVFISVKDENEIASKGADFLKKQGVEIEFGVLEDEGKKLLKPFLKWQKGQFKLFKLALSMNGSPFGKIVSNELSRTYAHKIRSVIDLLVLGGETIRKDRPILDARLCKGKAPNLCILSHHNLENFDKSIPLFNVPHRQIYTQIPNKAKFLMYEGGENFLKNFKDEMDMFLIFQSSSLNDEKNVTMSLNFKPLYRNFLGSDTYGIYEL, from the coding sequence ATGAAAAATTTTTATATGAATTTAGCATTAAATGAAGCTTGGAAATATCAGTTTTTAACCTACCCTAATCCTGCTGTGGGTTGCGTTATACTAGATAAAAATGAAAAAATTTTAGCCATAAAAGCCCATGAAAAAGCAGGATGTGCTCATGCAGAATTAAATGCTATAGCCCATGCTTTTACAAGTTTAAACCCTGAAATTTCATTACCTCAAGAAGCAAATGCGATGCATGAATTTATTTGCAAGAATCATAGAGGTATTTTTAAAGATAGCATAGCCTTTGTTACGCTTGAACCTTGCTCTCATCAAGGAAAAACACCTCCTTGTGCTAAACTTTTTAGCGAGCTTGGCTTTAAGAAAGTTTTTATCAGTGTTAAAGATGAGAATGAGATTGCAAGCAAAGGTGCAGATTTTTTAAAAAAACAAGGAGTGGAGATTGAATTTGGCGTGCTTGAAGATGAAGGAAAAAAACTTTTAAAACCCTTTTTAAAATGGCAAAAAGGGCAATTTAAACTTTTCAAACTTGCTCTTTCTATGAACGGCTCGCCTTTTGGCAAAATCGTAAGTAATGAGCTAAGTCGTACTTATGCACATAAAATTCGTTCCGTGATTGATTTACTTGTATTAGGAGGAGAAACGATAAGAAAAGATCGTCCTATACTTGATGCAAGACTTTGCAAAGGCAAGGCGCCCAATCTTTGTATCTTAAGTCATCACAATTTAGAAAATTTTGACAAAAGCATTCCTTTATTTAATGTACCTCATCGCCAAATTTATACTCAAATTCCTAATAAAGCTAAATTTTTAATGTATGAAGGTGGAGAAAATTTTCTAAAAAATTTCAAAGATGAAATGGATATGTTTTTGATTTTTCAAAGTTCAAGTTTAAATGATGAAAAAAATGTTACAATGTCTTTAAATTTTAAGCCACTTTATAGAAATTTTTTAGGGAGTGACACTTATGGCATTTATGAGCTTTAG